Proteins from a single region of Apium graveolens cultivar Ventura chromosome 7, ASM990537v1, whole genome shotgun sequence:
- the LOC141673279 gene encoding histone H3.3-like: protein MAGTKQTARKTSGGKVLGKQLTHKVARMRAPTTGAYRMPHRYRPGTVALREIRKYQKTTELLILKLPFQMLVREITQGIKSDLRFPSHAVLALQEASEAYLVGLFHDANLCSIHAKRVTIMPKDIQLARRIRAECA, encoded by the exons atGGCTGGTACCAAGCAAACTGCTCGTAAAACTAGTGGAGGAAAGGTTCTTGGAAAGCAGCTCACACACAAG GTTGCTCGTATGCGTGCTCCTACAACTGGTGCCTATAGGATGCCACATAGATACCGCCCTGGAACAGTTGCCCTTCG TGAGATCCGTAAGTATCAGAAGACTACTGAGCTTTTGATATTAAAACTTCCATTCCAGATGCTTGTACGTGAAATTACTCAAGGAATTAAG AGTGATTTGCGTTTCCCGAGCCATGCAGTCCTGGCTCTACAGGAGGCATCGGAGGCCTACCTGGTAGGCCTATTCCATGATGCCAACTTGTGTTCAATTCATGCTAAGCGGGTGACAATAATGCCAAAGGACATTCAGCTGGCAAGGAGGATCCGCGCAGAGTGTGCTTAA